AAGCTAAAGGCCATATCCCACCTTTGATAATTCCTCTGAAATCTGACTTctacagacaaaaaaaaagatgAGTTGAGTGAAAATATGgtgttacaagtttaaaatattttGGATTTAATAACTCTATTAGAATTGTATATAAAAACACTCTTTtctctttaatttatttttagcTTCTGCCTTTGCCGAGGGAAAGATGTTGCACAGTCTCTGTTACTCCATTGGGGAAATTGTGGACCTCTTTCATCACCAAATCAAGTATGCTGCTGTAGTTCATTATTTAAGTACTGGGCTATCTTTGGTATTATGTGTTGGCGGACTGATTGGCAATGCCATTGTTATCTTTTATACCATATTcgcaatgaagaagaagaagtctAAAGTTTGGTTCCTGAACTTAGCCATCACTGATTTCATCTCTCTTACCTTATTGCCACTCCATAGCTTTACTGCAATTACTGGAGACTGGTCCTACGGTCAATATGTGTGCAAAACATTCCTCTTTGTTGTCAGTGCTAATATGCAAGCCAATGTATTCATTCTCATGACGTTAAATATCAGTCGGCTTCTTTCTGTGGCAAAGCCAATGTTTTATCAGAAGTTCATCTCCAAACGCATTACAGTTTGTACCTGCATAGCAATTTGGATAGTCACTGTGGTGTCCGCTCTTCCTGTATTCATTTTTGGTAGACAGTTTCAAATTGGAGAAAACAAATATTGTACTTTTTTCAACCCTGAGGACTTTGACAATGGACCATTTGACCCTGTGTATAATCTAAGCAAGCATCTAAACTTACAGGAGCAGGCTTATCGTGACATGTATGAAAAGTACCGTCATTTTTTCAAGCACTGTTCATCTGAAAGATGCTGCTGCGGCGAGGCCACTCTTGCGGAATGGGATAACATGGTGTATTCAGTGAAGTGGTTTTatattcctctcctgctccttaGCTATTGTATTCCACTCTGTGTAA
This DNA window, taken from Hyperolius riggenbachi isolate aHypRig1 chromosome 3, aHypRig1.pri, whole genome shotgun sequence, encodes the following:
- the LOC137562280 gene encoding chemerin-like receptor 1: MPGDMPYSVTASQISLLRTVAKRHRRICARSERQRRRILERKASAFAEGKMLHSLCYSIGEIVDLFHHQIKYAAVVHYLSTGLSLVLCVGGLIGNAIVIFYTIFAMKKKKSKVWFLNLAITDFISLTLLPLHSFTAITGDWSYGQYVCKTFLFVVSANMQANVFILMTLNISRLLSVAKPMFYQKFISKRITVCTCIAIWIVTVVSALPVFIFGRQFQIGENKYCTFFNPEDFDNGPFDPVYNLSKHLNLQEQAYRDMYEKYRHFFKHCSSERCCCGEATLAEWDNMVYSVKWFYIPLLLLSYCIPLCVIIFSNIAIAIQVRNSQTVNTQRLYRIVITAIVVFFGTWSPIMLANMFILVAVTNRELIMLLEVTTFMPFLCSVAYANCFLNPIIYVLVGRQARTGIFDFLSSVRSN